The following proteins come from a genomic window of Suricata suricatta isolate VVHF042 chromosome 5, meerkat_22Aug2017_6uvM2_HiC, whole genome shotgun sequence:
- the LOC115292632 gene encoding olfactory receptor 5K4-like translates to MAKENNSLTTEFILIGFTDHPVLKILLFLAFFAVYLITMVGNLGLVALIFTERHLHTPMYILLGNLALMDSCCSCAITPKMLENFFSKDRMISLYECMAQFYFLCLAETADCFLLAAMAYDRYVAICSPLQYHTLMSKKLCTQVTIGTFIASNLHSMIHVGLLLRLTFCRSHQIDHFFCDILPLYRLSCTDPYINELMIYIFSMPIQIFTIATVLASYICILFTIFRMKSKEGRGKAFSTCASHFLSVSIFYICLLMYIRPFEEGDKDIPVAIFYTIVIPLLNPFIYSLRNKEVINGLKKCMKNYNILK, encoded by the coding sequence ATGGCTAAGGAAAATAACTCTTTGACAACTGAGTTTATCCTCATAGGATTTACAGATCATCCAGTGCTGAAGATTCTTCTGTTTTTGGCGTTCTTTGCCGTCTATCTGATCACAATGGTGGGAAATCTTGGCCTGGTGGCATTGATTTTTACAGAGCGTCATCTTCACACACCAATGTACATCCTTCTGGGAAACTTGGCTCTAATGGATTCCTGTTGTTCTTGTGCCATTACCCCCAAGATGTTAGAGAACTTCTTTTCTAAGGACAGAATGATTTCCCTTTATGAATGCATggcacagttttattttctctgccttgCTGAAACTGCAGACTGCTTTCTTCTGGCAgcaatggcctatgaccgctatgtggccatttgCAGCCCACTGCAGTACCACACCTTGATGTCAAAGAAACTCTGCACTCAGGTGACTATAGGAACTTTCATAGCTAGTAACCTGCATTCCATGATCCATGTAGGGCTTCTATTAAGGTTAACTTTCTGCAGGTCTCATCAAATTGACCACTTTTTTTGTGATATTCTTCCACTCTATAGACTCTCCTGTACTGACCCTTACATCAATGAACTAATGATCTATATTTTTTCAATGCCGATTCAAATCTTCACCATTGCCACTGTCTTGGCCTCTTATATTTGCATCCTTTTCACAATTTTCAGAATGAAGTCCAAAGAGGGGCGTGGGAAAGCCTTTTCTACCTGTGCATCCCACTTTCTATCTGTCTCAATATTCTACATTTGTCTTCTCATGTATATTAGACCATTTGAAGAAGGAGATAAAGACATACCAGTAGCGATTTTTTATACAATTGTAATTCCTTTattaaatccttttatttataGCCTAAGAAATAAGGAAGTGATAAATGgtcttaaaaaatgtatgaagaattataatattcttaaataa